A window of the Gossypium hirsutum isolate 1008001.06 chromosome A05, Gossypium_hirsutum_v2.1, whole genome shotgun sequence genome harbors these coding sequences:
- the LOC107959251 gene encoding F-box/WD-40 repeat-containing protein At5g21040: MAFECQESTEISKNLANYSESNHSSYNSAPENLETSKPALDFNPKKGISSFYGSKQLPPNDVFTNARRSITDLPPALVSEILNCLDPKELGIISCVSTILHNIASEHHVWKEFYCERWGLPVASGLLGAGASDEKSWKKLFVERDFRSKTFLGRYSIDVLYGHTEAVRTVFLLASAKLIFTAGYDSVVRMWDTEEGLSIASSRPLGCTIRAVAADTKLLVAGGTDGFIHCWKAVESLKHLFDLKGVEKQNNEFRLWEHEGPITSLALDLTRIYSGSWDMTVRVWDRSSLKCTQILRHGDWVWSLVPHDTTVVSTSGSDVFLWETNSGTLLNVIHNAHVGNTYALARSRTGDFLFTGGEDGAIHMFEIMSGSDESSVVQVATWIPHSGAVYSLAFEFPWLVSASSDGKLALIDVRKLLRASKCTLGKRVSRDNDMEQRNIEPPQRMLHGFGCNLFSVGIGADRIVCGGEEGVVRIWNFSEALEIEQRARALRGIRLENRMRRRRLQIEMNNKGGRTDQCSVAAKKKTVNGDRNSVWHSKRSISSKVKT, from the coding sequence atggCATTTGAATGCCAAGAAAGCACTGAGATTTCTAAAAATCTGGCAAATTATTCTGAGTCAAACCATTCTAGTTACAATTCCGCACCTGAAAATTTGGAAACTTCAAAACCGGCTTTGGATTTTAACCCTAAGAAGGgcatttcaagcttttatggttCAAAACAGTTACCTCCTAATGATGTTTTTACGAATGCCCGGCGGTCAATCACTGATCTCCCACCAGCCTTAGTTTCAGAAATTTTGAATTGTCTCGACCCTAAAGAGCTTGGTATAATATCTTGTGTGTCGACCATTCTCCATAATATAGCATCCGAGCATCACGTTTGGAAAGAGTTTTATTGCGAGAGGTGGGGTTTACCAGTTGCCTCGGGACTTTTGGGTGCTGGGGCTTCCGATGAGAAGTCATGGAAAAAATTGTTTGTGGAGAGGGATTTTAGGAGCAAGACATTTTTAGGACGGTATAGCATTGATGTTTTATATGGTCATACTGAAGCTGTTAGAACTGTGTTTCTGTTGGCTTCAGCCAAACTCATTTTTACTGCTGGATATGATTCGGTTGTACGAATGTGGGATACGGAGGAGGGGCTGTCAATTGCATCATCGCGGCCCCTTGGTTGTACTATTAGGGCTGTTGCAGCCGATACTAAACTATTAGTTGCTGGGGGTACTGATGGTTTTATCCATTGTTGGAAGGCAGTAGAGAGTCTTAAGCACTTGTTTGACCTTAAGGGTGTTGAGAAACAGAACAATGAGTTTCGACTTTGGGAACACGAGGGGCCTATAACTTCTCTTGCTTTGGACCTTACTAGGATATATAGTGGTTCTTGGGACATGACAGTTCGTGTTTGGGATAGGTCATCACTGAAGTGCACACAGATATTGAGGCATGGTGACTGGGTTTGGAGCCTTGTTCCTCATGACACAACTGTTGTAAGCACATCAGGTTCTGATGTGTTTCTTTGGGAGACAAATAGCGGGACTTTATTAAATGTTATTCACAATGCTCACGTTGGTAATACTTATGCCTTGGCTCGGAGTCGCACTGGAGACTTCCTTTTTACTGGTGGAGAAGATGGAGCGATACACATGTTTGAGATAATGAGTGGGTCTGACGAATCTAGTGTCGTGCAGGTTGCAACATGGATTCCTCACTCAGGTGCTGTTTACTCCCTTGCATTTGAGTTTCCCTGGCTTGTTTCAGCTTCCAGTGATGGTAAACTTGCGCTAATTGATGTTCGGAAGTTGTTGAGGGCCAGTAAGTGCACCTTGGGGAAAAGGGTTTCAAGGGATAATGACATGGAACAAAGGAACATAGAGCCACCCCAGAGAATGCTCCATGGATTTGGGTGCAATTTGTTCTCAGTTGGTATTGGTGCAGATCGAATTGTCTGTGGGGGTGAGGAAGGTGTTGTTCGTATCTGGAACTTCTCAGAAGCTCTAGAAATTGAGCAGAGGGCACGTGCACTAAGAGGAATACGTTTGGAGAATAGGATGAGGCGACGCAGACTTCAAATTGAGATGAATAATAAGGGTGGTCGAACTGATCAATGTTCTGTTGCAGCCAAGAAGAAAACAGTCAATGGTGATAGGAATAGTGTCTGGCACAGTAAACGTAGCATAAGCTCCAAGGTGAAGACATAA
- the LOC107959256 gene encoding NEDD8-specific protease 1, which produces MGKSAADEKILSYNDVVLRRSDLDILSGPYYLNDRIIEFYFSLLSSSHPSEDILLVPPSIAFWITNCPDVDGLKDFLEPLKLPDKNLVIFPVNNNDDVSLPEGGSHWSLLAYYRSANIFVHHDSNQQMNKRHAMKLFKSVVGYNGGPSSTSNDKYQECIDTPQQVNGYDCGLYVTATARTICSWYESSENKDGTDMWFSSLKEQVTPSVVGEMRKEILGLIKDLMAKQ; this is translated from the coding sequence ATGGGAAAATCTGCTGCAGATGAAAAGATTCTCAGTTACAACGATGTTGTGCTTAGACGATCGGACTTGGACATCCTCAGTGGCCCGTATTATCTGAATGATAGAATCATCGAGTTCTATTTTAGTCTCCTATCTTCAAGTCATCCTTCAGAGGACATCCTATTGGTTCCACCATCAATTGCTTTCTGGATAACTAACTGCCCCGATGTTGATGGTCTTAAAGATTTTCTGGAACCCCTTAAATTGCCGGACAAGAACCTCGTGATTTTTCCAGTCAATAACAACGATGATGTAAGCTTACCCGAAGGTGGAAGTCACTGGAGCTTACTTGCATATTACCGAAGTGCTAATATCTTTGTCCATCACGATAGCAATCAGCAAATGAATAAGAGGCATGCTATGAAGCTGTTTAAATCTGTGGTTGGTTATAATGGTGGTCCAAGTTCAACCAGTAATGACAAGTATCAAGAATGCATCGACACACCTCAGCAAGTTAATGGCTACGATTGTGGCTTATACGTTACAGCTACTGCAAGAACCATATGCTCATGGTATGAAAGCAGTGAAAACAAAGATGGCACTGATATGTGGTTTTCTTCTCTAAAGGAGCAGGTGACTCCGTCGGTGGTTGGTGAAATGAGGAAAGAGATACTGGGGTTGATCAAAGATCTAATGGCCAAGCAATGA
- the LOC121229278 gene encoding dof zinc finger protein DOF2.1 → MDPSTRQHQEMANPSMENMSVNSKGQQERKPRPQHEQALKCPRCDSINTKFCYYNNYSLSQPRYFCKSCRRYWTKGGTLRNVPVGGGCRKNKRSSSSSSSSSKRSQDQPLLTSNSTNPLISGHLPPLNYDTNDLSLAFARLQKQSGFPLGFDDFGNPSLNGCTSSTSPPNPAIVDALRSSFLGNQNNLQNFYYGFGNENMGEVEDMGFNGELMVPYHNEEMSNASTVTTMKQELSIADFDSGRGTWNGFNSSWHGLLNSPLM, encoded by the exons ATGGATCCTTCTACCAGACAACACcag GAGATGGCTAACCCTTCAATGGAAAACATGTCGGTTAACTCAAAAGGACAACAAGAGAGAAAGCCAAGGCCTCAACATGAACAAGCACTCAAGTGCCCCAGATGTGATTCCATCAACACCAAATTTTGTTATTACAACAACTACAGCCTTTCTCAGCCAAGGTATTTTTGCAAGTCATGCAGGAGGTACTGGACCAAAGGAGGCACATTGAGAAATGTTCCGGTGGGCGGTGGGTGCAGGAAGAACAAaagatcatcatcatcatcatcatcatcatcaaagaGAAGCCAAGATCAACCGCTATTAACATCCAATAGTACTAACCCACTCATTTCTGGTCACCTCCCACCTTTGAATTACGACACCAATGACCTAAGCCTGGCCTTTGCTCGGCTCCAAAAACAATCCGGTTTCCCTTTAGggtttgatgattttggaaacCCTAGCCTTAACGGTTGTACCAGTAGTACTTCCCCACCCAATCCTGCCATTGTTGATGCACTAAGAAGCAGTTTCCTTGGAAACCAGAACAACTTGCAGAATTTTTACTATGGGTTTGGAAATGAGAATATGGGGGAGGTAGAAGATATGGGGTTTAACGGGGAACTTATGGTACCATATCATAATGAAGAAATGAGTAACGCAAGTACAGTTACAACAATGAAGCAAGAGCTGTCCATTGCCGACTTTGATTCTGGAAGAGGAACCTGGAATGGCTTCAATTCATCTTGGCATGGACTTCTCAATAGCCCTCTAATGtag
- the LOC107959252 gene encoding xyloglucan endotransglucosylase/hydrolase protein 9 codes for MASNICTRLEIAIFMVGFVCANLVLAMCGNISEVFEYNWAPNHIISQGDQIELTLDNVSGCGFESKKKYLFGQASVQIKLIEGDSAGTVTAFYMASEGPVHDELDFEFLGNVSREPYLVQTNIYVNGTGNREQRHTLWFDPTLDFHTYSFFWNRHFIVFLVDGIPIRVFTNKEDKGARFPRQQAMSIRGSVWNADDWATQGGKVKTNWTNAPFVSTFRFFIINACELLPETDDIMAQCGKLGRFWWDKPAFVVLNRHRSHQLKWVRRKHLVYDYCKDKARFTELPRECIS; via the exons ATGGCTTCAAATATTTGTACTAGGCTTGAAATTGCAATATTTATGGTGGGATTCGTTTGTGCGAATTTAGTGTTAGCAATGTGTGGTAACATTAGTGAAGTGTTTGAGTACAACTGGGCTCCTAATCACATTATCTCTCAAGGAGACCAGATCGAGCTAACTCTGGACAATGTTTCTG GTTGTGGATTTGAGTCTAAGAAGAAGTATTTGTTTGGGCAAGCAAGTGTGCAGATCAAACTAATTGAAGGAGACTCAGCTGGAACCGTCACCGCCTTTTAT ATGGCATCGGAAGGGCCTGTTCATGACGAACTGGACTTTGAGTTTCTTGGGAATGTATCGCGAGAGCCATACCTAGTCCAAACTAATATTTACGTCAATGGCACCGGCAATCGAGAGCAAAGGCATACTCTTTGGTTCGATCCCACACTTGATTTCCACACATACTCTTTTTTCTGGAATCGCCATTTCATTGT GTTTCTTGTTGATGGAATTCCCATACGGGTTTTCACTAACAAAGAAGACAAGGGTGCGCGGTTTCCAAGACAGCAGGCGATGAGCATCCGAGGGTCAGTGTGGAATGCCGATGATTGGGCCACGCAAGGTGGGAAGGTGAAGACCAACTGGACCAATGCTCCCTTCGTTTCAACCTTTCGGTTTTTCATCATCAATGCTTGCGAATTATTGCCTGAAACAGACGATATTATGGCCCAATGTGGCAAACTCGGACGGTTCTGGTGGGATAAGCCAGCTTTCGTTGTGTTAAACAGGCATAGGAGCCATCAACTTAAATGGGTTCGCAGAAAGCATTTGGTTTATGACTATTGTAAAGATAAAGCACGATTCACTGAGTTACCAAGGGAGTGTATCAGTTAA
- the LOC121229279 gene encoding uncharacterized protein, whose protein sequence is MEMTAPSLSQAKLPSCSANLSPSFLQSKASLSASNLVVPFQSSKNYGVRLKFDRNRLRKQRNVGVIFASESESNTSTDVTDRWLLEPTGDGDSRHIGFKVQMPDAFEIASSEVTVGRLPDKADVVIPVATVSGIHARIQKKGGNLLVTDLDSTNGTFINDQRLRPGVVSKVPPGSFLIFGDIHLAMFRVSKLENVAGIESKPEESADKVESETATEGTSMD, encoded by the exons ATGGAGATGACTGCACCATCTTTGTCTCAAGCAAAGCTCCCAAGCTGCTCGGCTAATCTTTCACCTTCCTTCCTTCAGTCAAAAGCCTCTCTTTCAGCATCAAATTTGGTGGTCCCTTTTCAGTCCTCCAAAAACTATGGTGTCAGGCTTAAATTTGATAGAAACAGATTAAGGAAACAAAGAAATGTTGGGGTTATTTTTGCTTCTGAAAGTGAAAGTAATACTTCCACAGATGTCACTGATCGATGGCTTCTTGAACCTACAG GTGATGGAGATTCAAGACACATTGGATTTAAGGTTCAAATGCCAGATGCCTTTGAAATTGCTTCC AGCGAAGTGACTGTTGGTCGCCTCCCTGATAAGGCAGATGTGGTGATTCCAGTTGCAACAG TATCGGGAATTCATGCTCGGATTCAGAAGAAAGGAGGGAATCTTCTGGTGACAGACTTGGATAGTACAAATGGGACCTTCATCAATGACCAGAGGCTAAGACCAGGAGTTGTTTCCAAGGTGCCACCCGGAAGTTTTCTTATATTCG GGGACATTCATTTGGCAATGTTTCGTGTCTCGAAGCTTGAGAATGTTGCCGGCATCGAAAGCAAACCAGAGGAATCTGCTGATAAAGTAGAAAGTGAAACTGCAACTGAGGGTACTTCAATGGACTAA
- the LOC121229277 gene encoding interactor of constitutive active ROPs 3, whose translation MQTSKGRNGSSEVPPRVYPRAVRRLKPTTLDTEAVSTSNRASRTSKEKSPKVVERYLPRSQAPEKKRPSRISELEVRNSQLQEELKVVKEQLNSSESCKNRALRDAKESKKQLLAMSAKPETCRKQFLESASEGTRVVELELLISQGRDQALQPELEATRKQQSLDSAVNEIQRLKHYLEMVAESEAKQTKQVESTILDFKNLNGNLVETLSLVSNMKNWLKDGRESEPQAEVLASETLLQLEAAKKTVEALRSEGMKAVEAYNSIASDIDQSRERVYSPEGLINKLKADLINAGGIISLDSDGGRIVVEHRTRETEKPEESQQLEAEISSLRSALETGEIKRLEEQIQSIIQIKSAHEQMDRINTREAELLAELEKANSYIIDLKANLMDKETKLQGISEENEELHMKIEKNLLCRQEVELENKLKALKEAVVDLKANMMDKETKLQNISDENEMLRSEIRKRDMNIGKSNDKVAAELELTRAAKQEAIMKLGLAMEEADKNNRKATRVAEQLEAAQAANSEMAAELRRLKVQTEQWRKAAELAAALLSAGNNGKKFIERTGSLDSNYNPKISSSYTEDMDDDLLNKKNGNMLKKIGILWKKPLK comes from the exons AAATGGATCTTCGGAAGTGCCTCCAAGGGTCTATCCTCGAGCAGTTCGTCGACTCAAGCCAACCACACTAGACACCGAAGCAGTTTCTACTTCGAATCGGGCAAGCAGAACTTCAAAAGAGAAAAGCCCTAAGGTTGTTGAGCGCTATTTACCTAGAAGCCAAGCTCCAGAG AAGAAGCGCCCCAGCAGAATATCTGAACTGGAGGTACGGAATTCACAGCTTCAAGAAGAATTAAAGGTGGTGAAGGAGCAGTTAAATTCATCCGAATCATGCAAGAATCGAGCTCTGCGAGATGCCAAGGAGTCCAAGAAGCAACTGTTGGCCATGTCTGCAAAGCCCGAAACGTGTCGAAAACAGTTTCTTGAGTCTGCCTCTGAGGGAACTCGTGTTGTTGAACTCGAGCTGCTGATATCACAAGGACGGGATCAAGCCTTGCAGCCCGAGCTTGAAGCTACCCGAAAGCAGCAGTCTCTTGACTCGGCTGTGAATGAGATTCAACGACTTAAGCATTATCTTGAAATGGTGGCTGAATCTGAGGCTAAACAGACCAAGCAAGTGGAATCAACGATTTTGGATTTTAAGAACTTGAACGGAAACCTGGTCGAAACTCTTTCTCTTGTATCAAACATGAAAAACTGGCTAAAGGATGGCCGAGAATCGGAACCTCAGGCCGAAGTATTGGCCAGTGAAACTCTGCTACAACTTGAAGCTGCGAAAAAGACTGTTGAGGCGCTTAGATCCGAAGGTATGAAGGCCGTCGAAgcttacaattccattgcttcaGACATAGATCAGTCAAGGGAACGTGTTTATTCACCGGAAGGTCTTATTAACAAACTTAAGGCAGACCTGATCAACGCTGGTGGCATCATCTCTCTTGATTCTGATGGTGGTCGTATAGTTGTCGAGCATCGAACACGAGAAACTGAGAAACCTGAGGAATCTCAGCAACTTGAAGCAGAGATTTCTTCTTTAAGATCTGCTCTCGAAACAGGTGAGATTAAACGCCTTGAAGAACAAATCCAAAGCATTATACAGATAAAGAGTGCTCATGAGCAGATGGACCGGATAAACACCAGAGAGGCAGAGTTGTTAGCGGAACTAGAGAAAGCAAACTCTTATATTATTGACTTGAAGGCGAATCTGATGGATAAGGAAACTAAGTTGCAGGGTATTTCGGAGGAAAATGAAGAGCTACACATGAAGATTGAGAAAAACTTGTTATGCCGGCAAGAAGTGGAACTCGAAAACAAGCTTAAGGCATTGAAGGAAGCTGTAGTTGATCTGAAGGCAAATATGATGGATAAGGAGACAAAACTTCAAAATATATCCGATGAGAACGAGATGCTCCGGTCGGAAATCCGTAAAAGGGACATGAACATAGGTAAATCGAACGATAAAGTGGCTGCTGAGCTAGAGTTGACAAGGGCTGCAAAGCAAGAAGCTATTATGAAGCTTGGACTTGCAATGGAGGAGGCAGATAAGAATAACAGGAAAGCAACCAGGGTGGCTGAACAGCTTGAGGCTGCACAGGCGGCCAATTCGGAAATGGCGGCCGAGTTGAGAAGATTGAAGGTGCAAACGGAGCAGTGGCGCAAGGCTGCGGAATTAGCTGCTGCATTGCTTTCAGCAGGTAATAATGGAAAGAAGTTCATTGAGAGAACTGGTTCACTAGACAGCAACTATAATCCAAAGATTAGCTCATCTTATACTGAAGATATGGATGATGATTTACTGAATAAGAAAAATGGGAACATGCTGAAGAAGATTGGGATCTTATGGAAGAAGCCACTGAAATAG